The Medicago truncatula cultivar Jemalong A17 chromosome 4, MtrunA17r5.0-ANR, whole genome shotgun sequence genome includes a region encoding these proteins:
- the LOC25493480 gene encoding protein IRX15-LIKE, with protein MKNTNTNTKLILLHPYIQKQGNSNRLWLLAFISILTLAFLATLIYTRDRESTTNTAIISSVITTPVSAPLPATVINTLLHYASKSNDSYHMTYSDLKPISDVLRKCSSPCNLLVFGLTPETLLWKALNHNGKTVFIDENRYYAAYIEEKHPEIDAYDVQYTTKRSEMKELIASAKEHVANECKPVQNLLFSDCKLGINDLPNHVYEVDWDVILVDGPRGDWPEAPGRMSAIFTAGVLARSKKGGNPKTHVFLHDFSGEVEQVCGNEFLCKENLLEASESMGHYVLERMNESSVQYCKGSSSST; from the coding sequence ATGAAGAACACAAACACTAACACAAAACTCATTCTTCTCCATCCATATATCCAAAAACAAGGAAACTCAAATCGATTATGGCTTCTAGCATTCATATCAATTCTCACTTTAGCATTCCTTGCAACACTCATTTACACAAGAGACAGAGAATCAACCACAAACACTGCAATAATTTCTTCTGTTATTACCACTCCTGTTTCTGCACCATTACCAGCAACAGTTATCAACACTCTCCTTCACTATGCTTCAAAATCCAACGACTCATACCATATGACATACTCTGATCTCAAACCAATCTCCGACGTGCTTCGAAAGTGTTCATCGCCATGTAACTTGCTTGTTTTTGGCCTCACACCAGAGACTCTTCTATGGAAAGCACTTAACCATAATGGAAAAACAGTGTTCATCGATGAAAATCGGTATTATGCTGCATATATAGAAGAAAAACACCCTGAGATTGATGCTTATGATGTTCAATATACAACAAAAAGGAGTGAGATGAAAGAGCTTATAGCTTCAGCTAAAGAACATGTAGCAAATGAGTGCAAGCCAGTGCAGAATCTTTTATTCTCGGATTGCAAACTTGGAATTAATGATCTTCCAAACCATGTGTATGAAGTTGATTGGGATGTAATATTGGTTGACGGGCCTCGTGGGGATTGGCCGGAAGCTCCCGGGAGAATGTCGGCGATATTTACCGCCGGGGTGTTGGCTAGAAGTAAGAAAGGTGGTAACCCAAAGACTCATGTGTTTTTGCATGATTTTTCTGGTGAAGTTGAACAAGTTTGTGGGAATGAGTTTTTGTGTAAAGAGAATTTGTTGGAAGCAAGTGAGAGTATGGGGCATTATGTTTTGGAAAGGATGAATGAGAGCAGTGTTCAGTATTGTAAAGGGTCTTCTTCATCCACCTAA